Below is a genomic region from Streptomyces ferrugineus.
GCTGGAGGAAGTTCTGCGGCAGCGGGTAGTCCATCTGCCAGCCCGCCCGGAAGGGGCCGGAGAGCTTCTGGGTGGTGGACTTGGAGCGGAAGTCGGCGAAGGTGCCGATCGGGTTGCCCACGCAGGCCCGGTCGTTGTCCAGGGCGTTGTTGATGGAGTTGCAGACGGCGTCCACCCACAGCTTGTGGGAGCCGGTGTCCGCGTTGTACGTGATCTTGACCTGGCCGCCGGGCAGCCCGCCGCCCTCCTCGATCAGCTTCCGCGCGGCGGCGGGGTCGTAGTCGCACCACTGACCGCACAGCCCCTCCCGGTAGCCGCCCTCGGCGCCGAGGACGGGAGAGGTCCAGTCGGTGGCCGGGGTGCGGGTCTTCTGGAAGATGGTCTCGGTGATCTGCTCACGGTCGATCGCCCGGGACAGCCCCTTGCGGACCTTGTCGGAGCCCGGCCTGTTCCACTTCTTGTCGTAGAAGGGGAACGCCAGCGTCTGGATGATGCCGGCCGGGGTGTTCAGATACCGGTCACCGAGGTCGGCCCGGACGTTCTTCAACTGCTGGGCCGGTACGTCGTCGACGAGGTCGAGGTTGCCGGCCATGAGGTCGGTGTAGGCCGTGTTGTTGTCGGTGTAGACCTTGAGGGTGACGCCGTCGTTGCGGGCCGCGTCCTCGCCCGGGTAGGCGTCCCACCTCGCCAGCCGCATCTCGGAGCCCTTGGTGTACGACTGAACGGTGTAGGGGCCGTTGCCGACGGGCTTGGCCAGCCAGGCGGCGTGGTCGTCGAAGAACGCGCGGGGCAGCGGGACGAAGGCGTTGTAGCCGAGGGTGTCGGGGAAGCTGGAGAACTTCTGGCTGAGCCGGACGGTGAAGGTCCGCTCGCCGGTGACCTTCAGCCCGGACATCGTCTCGGCTCTCTGCTCGCCCTTGGCCGGGTGGACCTGGTCGTAGCCGTCGATGTAGCCGAAGAAGTAGGCGTTCTTCTGGTTGTTCTTCAGGCTCGCCCCGTAGTTCCAGGCGTCCACGAAGGACTTGGCGGTCACCTTCTCGCCGTTGCTGAAGGTCCAGCCGTCCTTGACGGTGACGGTGTAGTTCTGCGAGTCGGTGGTCTCGATCTTCTCGGCGAGCACGTCCTCGGCCTCGCCGGTCTTCGGGTCGTACTGCTTCAGTCCCCGGAAGATCATGTTCAGCACCTTGCCGCCCTGCACCTCGTTGGTGTTGGCCGGCTCCAGCGGGTTCTGCGGATCGGTCCACGAGGCGCTCAGCACCGCGCCGCCCGCGCCGGCGCCGTCACCCCCGCCTCCGCAGGCGGTCGCCGCGAGCGCTACCGCCATCGCGCATGCGGCCCACCGGACGTGCGTGGCTCCACGCATGGGGTGCCTCCTCTGGCCCTGATCCGTTATCCGGCGCTGATCCGTTACAGGGATCCCTTACGCGCCAATATCGAGTCAAAAGGCGCATAGCGCACACGCACTCCAGCCAAAGGGGCGACACACCATCCGGATGGCCCCATGGATCTTCGACACATCACGCAATGGATCTTCGCGATCCGATGCCGAACCGTTGGATTGCGACCTCTGGATGTACACATTTCGGTGCTGGAGCATCCGTATATCGAACTCGTTGCCCGATTGGTCCAATTGGTCCGAGTCAAGGCACGACTCGATATCGTTGCGCTACCCGCGTAGCTACGGAATGGTCAAGACAGAGTAAAGAACGCAAAGAGACAACCAAGTCGGGCGAGAATTTATTGACCTTGAATGAATTGCGTTGAAAAAGTCCGGCGTAGCCCGTAGGGGAGCTTGCCCTGCGGAGTCATCAGACCCTCCCATGGGCCAGGAGCACCATGACCCCCCCAACTCCATCCGCGGCTGCACCGCTCGAGGCGACCGACGAGAGCGTCAAGTCGCCTTCGCCCTCCACCCCTCAGGGCAACGAGAGCCGCTCACCCGGTCGGCTGGCGTGGAACCGCTTCAAGCGGGACCGCACGGGCGTCATATCGGCGTACGTCGTGATCTTCTTCTTCGTCATCGCGATCGCCGCTCCGCTCATAGCCAAGCTGTACGGCAAGAATCCGTACACCACGTACGCCAGCCAGCGGCCGGAGCTGCTCAACGCCTTCGCGTACCCGGCGGGTCCCAACGGCGGTATGAGCTCCGAGTTCTGGTTCGGCATCGAGCCGCAGCTCGGCCGTGACGTCTTCACCTTCCTGCTCTACGCGATCCGCACATCGCTGGGCATCGCCGTCGCCGCCACGCTGCTCACCACCCTCCTCGGTGTGGTCATCGGCGTCACCGCGGGTTACCTCGGCGGCAAGACGGACTATCTCGTGGGCCGGATCATCGACATCCTCCTGTCGTTCCCGTCCACCCTCTTCTTCATCGCCTTCATGCCGGTCGTGTACGGGCTCTTCATCGCGCCCGACGAGGACATCCCGACCTGGCTGCGCGCCACCGGCCTGATCATCGTGCTCTCCGCCTTCGGCTGGGCCTCCATCGCCCGTCTGCTGCGCGGCCAGGTACTCGGCCTGCGCGAGCGGGAGTTCGTCGAGGCGGCCAAGGTCACGGGCGCATCACCGCGGCGTATCGTCTTCAAGGAGCTGCTGCCCAACCTGTGGACTCCGATCATCATCCAGTCCACCCTGATGCTCCCGGCCTTTGTGACCGCGGAGGCGGGTCTCGCCTTCCTCGGCGTCGGCATGATCGACCCGACGCCGGACTGGGGCGTCATGATCCAGCGAGGGGCCCAGTTCTACACCGAGGACCTCACCTTCATGCTCTTCCCGGGCCTGTCCATGGTGATCTTCGTGCTCGCGTTCAACCTCCTCGGTGACTCTGTGCGTGACGCGCTCGACCCGAAGTCAAAGCGCTGACTCCGGCTCTTCAGGACCACGGCAAAGGAGCCGGGGTGCCGGAATCCGTCTCATCACTCTCTCTTTCCAAGGCAGGAAGCCATGTCCTTCTCCCGTAGAAACTTCCTCATCGCCACCGGCGTCGCCGCGGCGTCGACCTCGGTGCTGACCGCCTGCGGCAGCGGCAACGAGGGCGGCTCCGGGAACAACGAGGCACCCAAGGTCAGCGGCTCCAAGACGACCGAGATCCCGGTCGGTACCAAGGCGGACTCGACCGGCCCGGCCCCCGAGGTCAAGGGCGCGGTCAAGGGCGGGACGATCTACTCGCTCCAGCAGTTCGACATGGACCACATGGACCCGGCGCAGATCTACGTCTCGACCGAGGGTGCCATCACCGTCCCGATCATGCGCGCCCTGACCGGCTACAAGCTGGACGACAAGGGTGCCGCCACCCTGGTCGGCGACGCCGCCACGGACGCCGGCACGATGAAGGACGGCGGCAAGACCTGGTCCTTCACCCTGAAGGACGGCCTGAAGTGGGAGGACGGCTCGGACGTCTCCATGGACGACGTCCGCCACACCTTCGAGCGCCTCTTCGCCGACTTCATCACCGAGGGTCCGCGCTACGTCCAGCAGTTCATGGTCGGCGGCGACAAGTACAAGGGCCCGTACGACGGCAAGAGCCTCGACTCCATCGAGATCGACGGCAAGACCATCACCTTCCGTCTCAACGAGCCCCGCGTCGACTTCAACTACACGCTCGCGATGCGCGGTTACTCCCTGGTGCCGAAGAAGCAGGACACCAAGGAGAAGTACGACAAGCGCCCGTTCTCGTGCGGTCCGTACAAGGTCGAGAGCCGCAGCATCGGCAAGACGATGACCTACGTGCGCAACGAGCACTGGGACCCGAAGACGGACTCGATCCGCAACGCCTACCCGGACAAGTACGTCTTCCAGATGGGCTACGAGCTGGTCGCCTCGACGGACCGCTGGATCGCGGACAAGGGCAACGACCAGTACGCGGTGCCGATCTTCAACGAGATCGCGCCCGAGCGCATCGCCCAGGTCCTCACCAAGCCCGAGCTGAAGAAGCGCGTCCTCACCGCGGTCGACACGGCCACCTACTACTGGCCGATCAACATGACCCGCGTCAAGGACCTCAAGGTCCGCCAGGCCATCAACCACGCCTGGCCGCACCAGCAGGTCCAGACCATCAACGGTGGCCCCGCCACCACCGAGATCGCCACCACGATCATCGCCCCGGTGACCCCCGGCTACACCAAGTTCGACCTGTACGGCGTCACCAAGAAGCCGGGCGGCGACCCCGCGAAGGCCAAGGCCCTGCTGAAGGAGGCCGGCAAGCTCGGCTACAAGCTGGTCATCGCCTTCCAGCAGTCCGACACCCAGGTGAAGGTCGCCGTCGCCGTCAAGAACGCCCTGGAGGAGGCCGGCTTCGACGTCGTCACCAAGCAGGTCGACAAGTCGACGTTCTACACGCAGATCGGCAAGCTCGACAACGGCTTCGACCTGATGGGCGCCGGCTGGAGCCCGGACTGGCCGAACGGCTACTCGCAGTTCTACCCCTGCTGGAGCGGCAAGAACATCGGCGACGGCCGCAGCAACTACGCCCAGCTGAACGACCCGAGCGTCAACAAGGCGATCGACGCCGCCGCCAAGATCCCGGACGTGGAGGAGGCCAACAAGGCCTGGGGCAACGTCGACAAGATGATCCTGGAGATGGCCGCGGTCGTCCCGGACTACCACAAGATCCGTAACTACCTGTACGGCTCCAAGGTCGGCAACGTCGTCTGGGACAGCGGCAACACCTGCGTCGCTCTCTGCAAGCTCTACGCCATGAAGTAAGCGCGCAGCACTTCCCCGGGGGCGGTCATCCACATGGCCGCCCCTGCGGCCCACCCCCTCTGCTTCCCTCCCGGCGACGGCGCCCCGTCCGGAAAGTCACGCCTCATGTTCCGCTTCCTTGTCCGCCGAGTCACCGGCGCGATGGTCATCCTGCTGATCATCAGTGCCATCACCTTCTGGCTCTTCTACGCCGTGCCGCGTGACCCCGCGATGATGTCCTGCGGCAAGAACTGCACGCCTGAGAACCTCGCGCAGATCCGGGAGAACCTGGGCATCGACAAGCCGATCCCGGTTCAGTACTGGCTCTGGCTCGTCGGCATCTTCGTCGGACGGGACTACGCCGGCTACGAGTTCTGCAACGCCCCCTGCTTCGGGTACTCCTTCGCCAACCGCGAGCCCGTCTTCGGCACGATCATGGACCGGCTGCCGACGACCCTGTCGCTCGCCTTCGGCGCGGCCGTCGTCTTCCTGATCCTCGGTATCGGCGCGGGCATGCTCGCGGCGCTCAAGCAGGGCCAGTTCCTGGACAAGTTCGCCAGCTCGACGTCGCTGCTCGGCTCCTCGCTCCAGATCTACTTCGTCGGCTACATCGCGATGTTCTTCTTCGTCGCGCAGCTCGGGTGGCTGGACCAGCCGCAGTACACCCCC
It encodes:
- a CDS encoding peptide ABC transporter substrate-binding protein, coding for MRGATHVRWAACAMAVALAATACGGGGDGAGAGGAVLSASWTDPQNPLEPANTNEVQGGKVLNMIFRGLKQYDPKTGEAEDVLAEKIETTDSQNYTVTVKDGWTFSNGEKVTAKSFVDAWNYGASLKNNQKNAYFFGYIDGYDQVHPAKGEQRAETMSGLKVTGERTFTVRLSQKFSSFPDTLGYNAFVPLPRAFFDDHAAWLAKPVGNGPYTVQSYTKGSEMRLARWDAYPGEDAARNDGVTLKVYTDNNTAYTDLMAGNLDLVDDVPAQQLKNVRADLGDRYLNTPAGIIQTLAFPFYDKKWNRPGSDKVRKGLSRAIDREQITETIFQKTRTPATDWTSPVLGAEGGYREGLCGQWCDYDPAAARKLIEEGGGLPGGQVKITYNADTGSHKLWVDAVCNSINNALDNDRACVGNPIGTFADFRSKSTTQKLSGPFRAGWQMDYPLPQNFLQPLYYTNASSNDGKWSNEEFDRLVDQANAETDVAKAVETFQEAEKVVRDHMAAIPLWYQNGSAGWSERLSNVALNPFSVPVYEQIKVG
- a CDS encoding ABC transporter permease — encoded protein: MTPPTPSAAAPLEATDESVKSPSPSTPQGNESRSPGRLAWNRFKRDRTGVISAYVVIFFFVIAIAAPLIAKLYGKNPYTTYASQRPELLNAFAYPAGPNGGMSSEFWFGIEPQLGRDVFTFLLYAIRTSLGIAVAATLLTTLLGVVIGVTAGYLGGKTDYLVGRIIDILLSFPSTLFFIAFMPVVYGLFIAPDEDIPTWLRATGLIIVLSAFGWASIARLLRGQVLGLREREFVEAAKVTGASPRRIVFKELLPNLWTPIIIQSTLMLPAFVTAEAGLAFLGVGMIDPTPDWGVMIQRGAQFYTEDLTFMLFPGLSMVIFVLAFNLLGDSVRDALDPKSKR
- a CDS encoding ABC transporter substrate-binding protein, with amino-acid sequence MSFSRRNFLIATGVAAASTSVLTACGSGNEGGSGNNEAPKVSGSKTTEIPVGTKADSTGPAPEVKGAVKGGTIYSLQQFDMDHMDPAQIYVSTEGAITVPIMRALTGYKLDDKGAATLVGDAATDAGTMKDGGKTWSFTLKDGLKWEDGSDVSMDDVRHTFERLFADFITEGPRYVQQFMVGGDKYKGPYDGKSLDSIEIDGKTITFRLNEPRVDFNYTLAMRGYSLVPKKQDTKEKYDKRPFSCGPYKVESRSIGKTMTYVRNEHWDPKTDSIRNAYPDKYVFQMGYELVASTDRWIADKGNDQYAVPIFNEIAPERIAQVLTKPELKKRVLTAVDTATYYWPINMTRVKDLKVRQAINHAWPHQQVQTINGGPATTEIATTIIAPVTPGYTKFDLYGVTKKPGGDPAKAKALLKEAGKLGYKLVIAFQQSDTQVKVAVAVKNALEEAGFDVVTKQVDKSTFYTQIGKLDNGFDLMGAGWSPDWPNGYSQFYPCWSGKNIGDGRSNYAQLNDPSVNKAIDAAAKIPDVEEANKAWGNVDKMILEMAAVVPDYHKIRNYLYGSKVGNVVWDSGNTCVALCKLYAMK
- a CDS encoding ABC transporter permease; translation: MFRFLVRRVTGAMVILLIISAITFWLFYAVPRDPAMMSCGKNCTPENLAQIRENLGIDKPIPVQYWLWLVGIFVGRDYAGYEFCNAPCFGYSFANREPVFGTIMDRLPTTLSLAFGAAVVFLILGIGAGMLAALKQGQFLDKFASSTSLLGSSLQIYFVGYIAMFFFVAQLGWLDQPQYTPLTENPAAWFSGLLLPWLVLAIIFTANYTRMTRSQLVEQLSEDYVRTARAKGLSRSNVFFRFAWRGAMGPIVTVFGIDLGTLIGGAIITESTFSLQGIGRLAVASVDQSDLPMLLGVTLLAAGAIVFLNIIVDAVYALIDPRIRLA